In the genome of Streptomyces pactum, one region contains:
- the efeB gene encoding iron uptake transporter deferrochelatase/peroxidase subunit produces MTQQKNRRTPRQNGQPRAEGARDGARNTGTTPPAQPSRDAAGKKARPAEARKQDAPKPVAAAAGRTPDDHRTDDRRSDGRRTDSRTDPRAGRRAGDPGPDPAPPSLTRRRLLGTAGAAGAAGLVVGGAAGAVGAEVVREDAPTPLSSVGATSVDFRGDRHQPGITTPMQARGHLLAFDLAPGVDRRAVIALLRRWSATAERLMAGEPQSGGADTGIALDAGPSSLTVTFGFGRSFFGRTGLTARLPEALAPLPDFSADVLDPRRSNGDLWVQIGADDALVAFHALRAVQRDAGDAARLRWQMNGFNRSPGATARPMTTRNLMGQVDGTNNPKPGDPDFARRVFVPADGSPGWMAGGSYAVVRRIRMLLDSWDNLSLERQEKVIGRRKSDGAPLSGGTETTPVDLAKLTPEGSLAIAGDAHVRVAAPESNQGAAMLRRPFSYHDGFLDDGAPDAGLLFIAWQADPMKGFVPVQRKLDRGDGLSRFLRHEASGLFAVPPAPEPGSYVGRALLEG; encoded by the coding sequence ATGACCCAGCAGAAGAACCGGCGCACCCCGCGGCAGAACGGGCAGCCCCGGGCGGAGGGCGCCCGCGACGGCGCCCGGAACACCGGGACGACACCGCCCGCACAGCCCTCCCGGGACGCCGCCGGGAAGAAGGCCCGCCCGGCGGAGGCCCGGAAGCAGGACGCCCCGAAGCCGGTCGCCGCGGCGGCCGGCCGGACCCCGGACGACCACCGGACGGACGACCGCCGGAGTGACGGCCGCCGGACGGACAGCCGGACCGATCCCCGCGCCGGCCGCCGGGCGGGCGACCCCGGCCCGGACCCCGCGCCGCCGTCGCTGACCCGCCGCCGGCTGCTCGGCACCGCGGGCGCCGCCGGTGCCGCCGGGCTGGTCGTGGGCGGTGCGGCGGGCGCGGTGGGCGCCGAGGTGGTGCGCGAGGACGCGCCGACGCCGCTCAGCAGTGTCGGCGCCACCTCGGTGGACTTCCGTGGTGACCGGCACCAGCCGGGCATCACCACGCCGATGCAGGCCCGCGGCCACCTGCTCGCCTTCGACCTGGCCCCGGGCGTGGACCGCAGGGCCGTCATCGCCCTGCTGCGCCGCTGGTCTGCGACGGCGGAGCGGCTGATGGCGGGTGAGCCGCAGTCCGGTGGCGCGGACACCGGGATCGCGCTGGACGCCGGGCCCTCCTCGCTCACCGTCACCTTCGGCTTCGGACGCTCCTTCTTCGGCCGGACCGGGCTCACCGCCCGCCTGCCCGAGGCGCTGGCACCGCTGCCGGACTTCTCGGCGGACGTGCTCGACCCCCGGCGCAGCAACGGTGATCTGTGGGTGCAGATCGGGGCGGACGACGCGCTGGTCGCGTTCCACGCGCTGCGGGCGGTCCAGCGGGACGCCGGTGACGCCGCCCGGCTGCGCTGGCAGATGAACGGGTTCAACCGCAGCCCCGGGGCCACCGCGCGGCCGATGACCACCCGCAACCTGATGGGCCAGGTCGACGGCACGAACAATCCCAAGCCGGGCGACCCGGACTTCGCCCGGCGGGTGTTCGTCCCCGCCGACGGGTCGCCGGGGTGGATGGCGGGCGGCTCGTACGCGGTGGTCCGGCGCATCCGGATGTTGCTGGACTCCTGGGACAACCTGTCGCTGGAGCGGCAGGAGAAGGTGATCGGCCGCCGCAAGTCCGACGGGGCACCGCTGTCCGGCGGGACGGAGACCACACCGGTGGACCTGGCGAAGCTGACGCCGGAGGGCTCGCTGGCCATCGCGGGGGACGCCCACGTACGGGTCGCGGCGCCGGAGTCCAACCAGGGCGCGGCGATGCTGCGGCGTCCCTTCTCGTACCACGACGGATTCCTGGACGACGGGGCACCGGACGCGGGGCTGCTCTTCATCGCCTGGCAGGCGGACCCGATGAAGGGCTTCGTTCCGGTGCAGCGGAAGCTGGACCGGGGCGACGGGCTGTCGCGGTTCCTGCGGCACGAGGCGAGCGGGCTCTTCGCGGTACCGCCGGCCCCGGAACCGGGCTCCTACGTGGGCCGCGCCCTGCTGGAGGGCTGA
- the pheA gene encoding prephenate dehydratase, producing the protein MSVSRYTYLGPEGTFTEAALRTLPEAATRELVPMVSVPAALDAVRSGSAAAALVPIENSVEGGVTATLDELATGEPLMIYREVLLPIAFALLVRPGTALADVKTVTGHPVAQPQVRNWLAAHLPDAQWESAASNADGARLVQEGRYDAAFAGEFAAARYGLEPLVSEIHDAENAVTRFVLVGRPARPAAWTGADKTSVVIWLGDDHPGALLELLQEYAARGVNMMRIESRPTGQGMGRYCFSVDCEGHINDRRVASVLMGLKRICPKVRFLGSYPRAGVDPSMVGPLRPGTSDDEFVAAAEWVARCQDGRAA; encoded by the coding sequence ATGTCGGTCAGCCGCTACACCTACCTCGGTCCCGAAGGCACCTTCACCGAAGCCGCGCTGCGGACGCTGCCCGAGGCGGCCACCCGCGAACTGGTGCCGATGGTCTCCGTACCGGCCGCGCTGGACGCCGTGCGCTCGGGGTCGGCCGCCGCCGCCCTGGTCCCGATCGAGAACTCGGTGGAGGGCGGGGTCACCGCCACCCTCGACGAACTCGCCACCGGCGAACCGCTGATGATCTACCGCGAGGTCCTGCTGCCGATCGCGTTCGCCCTGCTGGTCCGCCCCGGCACCGCGCTGGCCGACGTGAAGACCGTGACCGGACACCCGGTGGCCCAGCCGCAGGTGCGCAACTGGCTCGCGGCGCACCTCCCGGACGCCCAGTGGGAGTCCGCGGCGTCCAACGCGGACGGTGCCCGGCTGGTCCAGGAGGGCCGTTACGACGCGGCGTTCGCCGGGGAGTTCGCGGCGGCCCGGTACGGGCTGGAGCCCCTGGTCTCGGAGATCCACGACGCGGAGAACGCGGTCACGCGGTTCGTGCTGGTGGGCCGGCCGGCCCGGCCCGCGGCGTGGACCGGCGCCGACAAGACCTCGGTGGTGATCTGGCTCGGCGACGACCATCCCGGTGCGCTGCTGGAACTGCTCCAGGAGTACGCGGCGCGCGGCGTGAACATGATGAGGATCGAGTCCCGGCCGACCGGTCAGGGGATGGGCCGCTACTGCTTCTCGGTGGACTGCGAGGGTCACATCAACGACCGGCGGGTGGCGTCGGTGCTGATGGGACTCAAGCGGATCTGCCCCAAGGTCCGCTTCCTGGGCTCGTACCCGCGGGCGGGGGTGGACCCGTCGATGGTCGGGCCGCTGCGTCCCGGCACCTCCGACGACGAGTTCGTGGCGGCGGCGGAGTGGGTGGCACGCTGCCAGGACGGCCGGGCCGCCTGA
- the serS gene encoding serine--tRNA ligase gives MIDLRLLREDPDRVRASQRARGEDVGIVDELLSADERRRASGVRFDELRAEQKSLGKLIPKAAGEEKAELLKKAGELSAAVKAADADRDRAEAEAQALLRRLGNLVHPDVPVGGEDDFAVLETHGTIRDFEAEGFTPKDHLELGQALGAIDVERGAKVSGSRFYYLTGVGALLELALVNAAIAQATAAGFTPMLTPALVRPQAMEGTGFLGQASEDVYHLEKDDRYLVGTSEVPLAAYHMDEIIDADELPLRYAGFSTCFRREAGSYGKDTRGIFRVHQFDKVEMFSFVAPEDAEAEHRRLLEWEKQWLTGLELPFQVIDVATGDLGASASRKFDCEAWIPTQGKYRELTSTSNCDEFQARRLAVRMREAADGGKQQVRPLATLNGTLCAVPRTIVAILENHQQADGSVRVPEVLRPYLGGRELLEPVAR, from the coding sequence GTGATTGACCTGCGCCTGCTCCGCGAGGACCCTGACCGTGTGCGCGCCTCCCAGCGTGCCCGTGGAGAGGACGTCGGCATCGTCGACGAGCTCCTCTCCGCCGACGAGCGGCGCAGGGCATCCGGCGTCCGCTTCGACGAACTGCGCGCCGAGCAGAAGTCGCTCGGCAAGCTCATCCCCAAGGCCGCCGGGGAGGAGAAGGCCGAGCTGCTGAAGAAGGCGGGCGAGCTGTCCGCCGCCGTCAAGGCCGCCGACGCCGACCGGGACCGGGCCGAGGCGGAGGCCCAGGCGCTGCTGCGCCGGCTGGGCAACCTCGTCCACCCCGACGTGCCGGTGGGCGGTGAGGACGACTTCGCCGTCCTGGAGACGCACGGCACCATCCGCGACTTCGAGGCCGAGGGCTTCACGCCCAAGGACCACCTGGAGCTGGGTCAGGCGCTGGGCGCCATCGACGTGGAGCGGGGCGCCAAGGTGTCCGGCTCGCGCTTCTACTACCTGACCGGGGTCGGCGCCCTGCTGGAGCTGGCGCTGGTCAACGCGGCCATCGCGCAGGCCACCGCGGCCGGGTTCACGCCGATGCTGACCCCCGCGCTGGTCCGCCCGCAGGCCATGGAGGGCACCGGCTTCCTCGGCCAGGCCTCGGAGGACGTCTACCACCTGGAGAAGGACGACCGTTACCTGGTCGGCACCTCCGAGGTCCCGCTCGCCGCGTACCACATGGACGAGATCATCGACGCGGACGAACTCCCGCTGCGGTACGCCGGGTTCTCCACCTGCTTCCGCCGCGAGGCGGGCTCGTACGGCAAGGACACCCGCGGCATCTTCCGGGTCCACCAGTTCGACAAGGTCGAGATGTTCTCCTTCGTCGCGCCGGAGGACGCCGAGGCCGAGCACCGGCGGCTGCTGGAGTGGGAGAAGCAGTGGCTGACCGGCCTGGAGCTGCCGTTCCAGGTGATCGACGTGGCCACCGGCGACCTGGGCGCCTCGGCCTCGCGGAAGTTCGACTGTGAGGCGTGGATCCCCACCCAGGGCAAGTACCGCGAGCTGACCTCGACCTCCAACTGCGACGAGTTCCAGGCCCGCCGCCTCGCGGTGCGGATGCGCGAGGCCGCGGACGGCGGCAAGCAGCAGGTCCGTCCGCTGGCCACGCTCAACGGCACGCTCTGCGCGGTGCCGCGGACCATCGTGGCGATCCTGGAGAACCACCAGCAGGCCGACGGTTCGGTCCGCGTGCCGGAGGTCCTCCGCCCGTACCTGGGCGGCCGGGAGCTGCTGGAACCCGTCGCCCGGTGA
- a CDS encoding HAD family hydrolase, with protein sequence MPYRLVATDLDGTLLRSDRTISARTRDALAAATAAGAAHLVVTGRSVPWTRHILDDLDYRGLAVCGQGGQLYHAGEHRLLTSVTLDRQVAATAISRIEAEIGPLLLAVSRDGLDGEVLFSPGYRTGDELPRHTFTDPDEAWSAPLNKIYIQHPRLRDDELAEAATAAAGGLVGVALSGPDIVELLPLGLTKATGLSMAARRLGVKAADTIAFGDMPNDIPMLRWAGYGVAMAGAHPRLAAVADEVTAGNDEDGIAVVLERLYRTA encoded by the coding sequence CTGCCGTACCGGCTGGTGGCGACCGACCTCGACGGGACGCTGCTCCGCTCCGACCGGACGATCTCCGCGCGCACCCGGGACGCACTCGCGGCGGCGACCGCCGCGGGCGCCGCGCACCTGGTGGTCACCGGCCGCTCGGTGCCCTGGACCCGCCACATACTGGACGACCTCGACTACCGCGGCCTCGCCGTGTGCGGGCAGGGCGGTCAGCTGTACCACGCCGGGGAGCACCGGCTGCTGACCTCGGTCACGCTCGACCGGCAGGTCGCCGCCACGGCCATCAGCAGGATCGAGGCGGAGATCGGCCCGCTGCTGCTGGCCGTGAGCCGCGACGGGCTGGACGGGGAGGTGCTCTTCTCCCCGGGGTACCGGACCGGCGACGAGCTGCCCCGGCACACCTTCACCGACCCGGACGAGGCGTGGTCCGCGCCCCTCAACAAGATCTACATCCAGCATCCGCGGCTGCGGGACGACGAACTGGCCGAGGCGGCGACCGCGGCCGCCGGGGGCCTGGTCGGCGTCGCCCTGTCCGGCCCGGACATCGTCGAACTGCTGCCGCTGGGCCTCACCAAGGCGACCGGACTCTCCATGGCCGCCCGCCGGCTGGGGGTGAAGGCGGCCGACACCATAGCGTTCGGCGACATGCCCAACGACATCCCGATGCTCCGCTGGGCCGGGTACGGGGTCGCGATGGCCGGCGCCCACCCGCGGCTCGCGGCGGTGGCCGACGAGGTGACGGCCGGCAACGACGAGGACGGCATCGCGGTGGTGCTGGAACGGCTGTACCGGACGGCCTGA
- a CDS encoding phospholipase, which translates to MRRLTTSLAATAITAAATMALASPAQAAPADKAQVLSSWTQTSSTSYNAWLNARNNQGAWSAYGFNWSTDYCSTSPDNPFGFPFKLSCARHDFGYRNYKAMGTFDANKSRLDSAFYEDLKRVCNRYSGATQTSCNSTAWTYYQAVKLFG; encoded by the coding sequence ATGCGCCGGTTGACCACCAGCCTCGCCGCCACCGCCATCACCGCCGCCGCCACGATGGCCCTGGCCTCGCCCGCGCAGGCGGCGCCCGCCGACAAGGCCCAGGTGCTGTCGAGCTGGACGCAGACCAGCTCCACCAGCTACAACGCGTGGCTCAACGCGCGTAACAACCAGGGCGCCTGGTCGGCGTACGGGTTCAACTGGAGCACCGACTACTGCAGCACCTCTCCGGACAACCCGTTCGGCTTCCCGTTCAAGCTCTCCTGCGCGCGGCACGACTTCGGCTACCGCAACTACAAGGCGATGGGCACCTTCGACGCCAACAAGTCGCGTCTGGACAGCGCCTTCTACGAGGACCTCAAGCGGGTCTGCAACCGTTACAGCGGGGCCACCCAGACCTCCTGCAACAGCACGGCGTGGACCTACTACCAGGCGGTCAAGCTCTTCGGCTGA
- a CDS encoding LysR family transcriptional regulator → MTLDDLRAFVAVCESGSLSAVARELGCTQSAVSQRVKRLERELGITLLERQPRGVSPTQAGRVLHRSAAEGLGGLDQALRLLRDMRRGGGGTVRVTTGATTVRHFMSAGVVAFRDRHPDVNLEFQTENSTRACLAALAANAADLAWITIRPPVRGVEQRPVTELPWVLAVRADDPLAAHPEIGPEQLATIRHIRLPENSTSRLRLDEYLTRQGSGPVSTTSVADWDTAILLAELGLGHAVVPALPGWHETARRDLRLIPIPWLPPLAAGWAVRQWDALSPVAVAFAETVAAALHRAPGDAR, encoded by the coding sequence GTGACCTTGGATGACCTCCGCGCGTTCGTCGCCGTCTGCGAGTCCGGCAGCCTCAGCGCCGTCGCCCGGGAACTGGGCTGCACCCAGTCGGCGGTCAGCCAGCGGGTCAAGCGGCTGGAGCGGGAGCTGGGCATCACCCTGCTGGAGCGGCAGCCGCGCGGGGTCTCCCCCACCCAGGCCGGCCGGGTGCTGCACCGTTCGGCGGCCGAGGGGCTGGGCGGCCTGGACCAGGCGCTGCGGCTGCTGCGCGACATGCGCCGGGGCGGTGGCGGCACGGTGCGGGTCACCACCGGCGCGACGACGGTACGGCACTTCATGTCCGCCGGGGTGGTGGCCTTCCGGGACCGCCACCCGGACGTGAACCTGGAGTTCCAGACCGAGAACTCCACCCGCGCCTGCCTCGCGGCGCTCGCCGCCAACGCCGCCGACCTGGCCTGGATCACCATCCGCCCGCCGGTCCGGGGCGTCGAGCAGCGCCCGGTCACCGAACTGCCCTGGGTGCTCGCCGTGCGGGCCGACGATCCGCTCGCGGCGCACCCCGAGATCGGCCCGGAGCAGCTCGCCACGATCCGCCACATCCGGCTGCCGGAGAACTCCACCTCGCGGCTGCGCCTGGACGAGTACCTCACCCGGCAGGGCTCGGGCCCGGTCTCCACCACCAGCGTCGCCGACTGGGACACCGCCATCCTGCTGGCCGAACTCGGCCTGGGGCACGCGGTGGTGCCCGCCCTGCCCGGTTGGCACGAGACCGCGCGCCGCGATCTGCGGTTGATCCCGATCCCCTGGCTGCCGCCGCTGGCCGCGGGGTGGGCGGTGCGCCAGTGGGACGCGCTGAGCCCGGTCGCGGTGGCCTTCGCGGAGACCGTCGCGGCCGCGCTCCACCGGGCACCCGGCGACGCCCGCTGA
- a CDS encoding aminoglycoside phosphotransferase family protein: protein MTRIEVPGRLAAYYEDYAGGPEWIAALPELITEFLERWDLRPDGAPAHGHAALVLPVTGKDGTPAAVKFQQVTEETAGEAAGLRAWAGQGAVRLLDHDPASGTMLLERLDARRSLASVPDDQAALLKLAELMARLTGTPAPDGLRTLAGITDALLDEVPGLLERVADADHRRLLESCLAAVREVRGEPGDRLLHWDLHYENVLAPLPGSGRGPWLAIDPKPLAGDPGFELLPALYNRWDDVLATGDTARAVRRRFDLLTEITGQERQRALRWTLARVLENAAWELRDEDPELPEEHLVIAGTLLAAAGD from the coding sequence ATGACGCGCATCGAGGTTCCTGGCCGACTGGCCGCGTACTACGAGGACTATGCCGGCGGGCCGGAGTGGATCGCCGCGCTGCCGGAGCTGATCACGGAGTTCCTGGAGCGGTGGGACCTGCGTCCGGACGGGGCCCCGGCACACGGCCACGCCGCCCTGGTGCTGCCGGTGACCGGCAAGGACGGCACCCCCGCCGCGGTGAAGTTCCAGCAGGTCACCGAGGAGACGGCGGGCGAGGCGGCCGGGCTGCGCGCCTGGGCGGGCCAGGGAGCGGTACGCCTGCTGGACCACGACCCGGCCAGCGGCACCATGCTGCTGGAACGGCTGGACGCCCGGCGGTCACTGGCCTCCGTCCCCGACGACCAGGCCGCCCTGCTGAAACTCGCGGAGCTGATGGCCCGGCTGACCGGCACCCCGGCCCCGGACGGGCTGCGCACCCTGGCCGGCATCACCGACGCGCTCCTCGACGAGGTGCCCGGACTGCTGGAGCGGGTGGCCGACGCGGACCACCGCCGGCTGCTGGAGAGCTGCCTCGCGGCGGTCCGGGAGGTGCGCGGCGAACCGGGCGACCGGCTGCTCCACTGGGACCTGCACTACGAGAACGTGCTCGCCCCACTGCCCGGCTCCGGCCGTGGCCCCTGGCTCGCCATCGACCCCAAGCCGCTCGCCGGCGACCCCGGCTTCGAGCTGCTGCCCGCCCTGTACAACCGCTGGGACGACGTCCTGGCCACCGGGGACACGGCCCGCGCCGTGCGCCGGCGCTTCGACCTGCTCACCGAGATCACCGGCCAGGAGCGGCAGCGCGCGCTGCGCTGGACCCTCGCCCGGGTGCTGGAGAACGCGGCGTGGGAGTTGCGCGACGAGGACCCCGAACTGCCGGAGGAACACCTGGTCATCGCCGGGACGCTGCTGGCCGCCGCCGGCGACTGA
- a CDS encoding asparaginase — protein sequence MTVALFTLGGTIAMGGVGKGAPGGGVVTRLTGADLTAAVPGLAGVGEPVEVHDVQAVPSASLTFGHVLDLLDSASDAVAAGATGVVVTQGTDTLEETAFLADLVWPHQAPLVFTGAMRNPTLAGADGPANLLAAVRVAAAPQARELGVLVVFNDEVHAARWVRKTHSTSTATFASPDLGPVGHVIEGRVRVLGVPRRPDPLFPPAPGAASPSGVPSAPDVPSVPGAASSPAGSLSARLPRSAPGPAVFDRARLAATRVALYTLSLDDDGGALEALAAGHQGLVVAGFGVGHAPAVSAPVLGGLAERLPVVLTSRCGSGSVLRETYGAVGSEADLQRRGLINGGLLDPYKARVLLRLLLASGAGRTEITEAFARLG from the coding sequence GTGACGGTCGCACTGTTCACCCTCGGCGGGACCATCGCGATGGGCGGGGTCGGCAAGGGCGCTCCCGGCGGGGGCGTGGTCACCCGGCTGACCGGGGCCGACCTCACCGCCGCCGTCCCCGGGCTGGCCGGGGTCGGGGAGCCGGTCGAGGTGCACGACGTCCAGGCGGTGCCCAGCGCGAGCCTGACCTTCGGGCACGTTCTCGACCTGCTCGACAGCGCGTCGGACGCGGTGGCCGCGGGCGCCACCGGAGTGGTGGTCACCCAGGGCACCGACACCCTTGAGGAGACCGCCTTCCTCGCCGACCTGGTGTGGCCGCACCAGGCCCCGCTGGTCTTCACCGGCGCCATGCGCAACCCCACCCTGGCCGGGGCGGACGGACCGGCGAACCTGCTGGCCGCCGTCCGGGTCGCCGCCGCGCCCCAGGCGCGGGAGCTGGGCGTGCTGGTGGTCTTCAACGACGAGGTCCACGCGGCCCGTTGGGTACGGAAGACGCACAGTACGAGCACCGCGACCTTCGCCTCCCCCGACCTGGGGCCGGTCGGGCACGTCATCGAGGGGCGGGTCCGGGTGCTCGGGGTGCCGCGCCGTCCGGACCCGCTCTTCCCGCCCGCCCCGGGCGCCGCGTCGCCCTCTGGTGTCCCCTCGGCTCCGGATGTCCCCTCGGTCCCGGGCGCCGCGTCGTCGCCTGCGGGCTCGCTCTCCGCGCGGCTGCCGCGGTCCGCACCGGGTCCGGCGGTGTTCGACCGGGCGCGGCTGGCCGCCACCCGGGTCGCCCTGTACACCCTCTCCCTGGACGACGACGGCGGCGCGCTGGAGGCCCTCGCCGCCGGTCACCAGGGGCTGGTGGTCGCCGGGTTCGGGGTGGGGCACGCGCCGGCCGTGTCGGCTCCGGTCCTCGGTGGCCTGGCCGAACGCCTCCCGGTGGTGCTGACCTCGCGCTGCGGCAGCGGCTCGGTGCTGCGCGAGACGTACGGCGCGGTCGGGTCGGAGGCCGATCTGCAGCGCCGCGGGCTGATCAACGGCGGCCTGCTGGACCCGTACAAGGCGCGGGTGCTGCTCCGGCTGCTGCTGGCCTCCGGCGCCGGACGCACGGAGATCACCGAGGCGTTCGCCCGGCTCGGCTGA
- a CDS encoding GNAT family N-acetyltransferase, with protein MLKGERVGLRARHEDDIPVLRAELYDDVVNSSRAEGQPWRPITPGSKDPRLVVDDTVQGHVPFSVVELAGGTLIGTATLWGIDTHHRSAHIGLGLLPDARGKGYGTDIVATLCHYGFTVRGLHRLQIETLADNTAMLRSAERNGFVREGVLRSSAWVLGEFLDEVVLGLLAEDWKRHGTAQAAARA; from the coding sequence ATGCTGAAGGGCGAGAGGGTCGGGCTCAGGGCCCGGCACGAGGACGACATCCCGGTCCTGCGGGCCGAGCTCTACGACGACGTGGTCAACTCCTCTCGTGCCGAGGGGCAGCCGTGGCGGCCGATCACGCCCGGCTCGAAGGACCCCCGGCTCGTGGTGGACGACACGGTGCAAGGACACGTCCCCTTCTCCGTGGTGGAGCTGGCCGGCGGCACGCTCATCGGTACCGCGACGCTGTGGGGGATCGACACCCACCACCGGTCCGCCCACATCGGGCTGGGTCTGCTGCCGGACGCCCGCGGCAAGGGCTACGGCACCGACATCGTCGCGACGCTGTGCCACTACGGCTTCACCGTGCGCGGCCTGCACCGGCTGCAGATCGAGACGCTGGCGGACAACACCGCGATGCTGCGCTCGGCCGAGCGCAACGGCTTCGTCCGCGAGGGTGTGCTCCGCTCCTCCGCCTGGGTGCTCGGCGAGTTCCTGGACGAGGTGGTGCTCGGGCTCCTCGCCGAGGACTGGAAGCGGCACGGGACGGCGCAGGCCGCCGCCCGGGCCTGA
- a CDS encoding MmcQ/YjbR family DNA-binding protein, whose translation MTDSDDVRRIALSLPETVEKEAWQMPTFRVAGRMFVTIPDDETSFAVRCPRHEREELIAAEPEKFWVPPHEAGSNWVRVRIAALDDLAELRDILVDSWSQAAPPELVEKFTGRTPSTT comes from the coding sequence ATGACCGATTCCGATGACGTCCGGCGCATCGCCCTGTCCCTGCCGGAGACCGTGGAGAAGGAGGCGTGGCAGATGCCCACCTTCCGGGTCGCGGGAAGGATGTTCGTGACCATCCCGGACGACGAGACCTCGTTCGCGGTGCGCTGCCCCCGGCACGAGCGGGAAGAGCTGATCGCCGCCGAGCCGGAGAAGTTCTGGGTGCCCCCGCACGAGGCGGGCTCCAACTGGGTGCGGGTACGCATCGCCGCCCTGGACGACCTGGCCGAGCTGCGTGACATCCTGGTCGATTCCTGGTCACAGGCGGCCCCGCCGGAACTGGTCGAGAAGTTCACCGGCCGGACGCCCAGTACGACCTGA
- a CDS encoding DJ-1/PfpI family protein — MQIAILLYEGFTALDAIGPYESLSHIPGTSTVFVAERPGPVGNDNGHLRVRVEAALDDVPRPDVLLVPGSGRYAEQQTNPAVLDWLRSADRTSAWTASVCTGSLILAAAGLLTGRRATTHWYGLAELGDLGALPTDARYVFDGKYVTAAGVSAGIDMGLALSGRIAGATHAQTVQLLMQYEPRPPYAAGDPATAPAGIVAAARRTLAAVIG; from the coding sequence GTGCAGATCGCCATCCTGCTCTACGAGGGGTTCACCGCGCTCGACGCCATCGGCCCGTACGAATCACTGAGCCATATCCCCGGAACCAGTACGGTGTTCGTGGCCGAGCGGCCCGGGCCGGTCGGCAACGACAACGGCCACCTGCGGGTCCGCGTCGAGGCGGCGCTCGACGACGTGCCGCGGCCCGACGTCCTGCTGGTGCCCGGCAGCGGGCGGTACGCCGAGCAGCAGACGAACCCGGCCGTGCTCGACTGGCTCCGGTCCGCCGACCGCACGTCCGCCTGGACCGCTTCGGTGTGCACCGGTTCGCTGATCCTGGCCGCGGCCGGACTGCTCACCGGCCGCCGGGCCACCACCCACTGGTACGGCCTGGCGGAGCTGGGCGACCTGGGCGCGCTGCCCACCGACGCCCGGTACGTCTTCGACGGGAAGTACGTGACCGCGGCCGGGGTCTCGGCGGGGATCGACATGGGGCTGGCGCTCAGCGGCCGGATCGCCGGGGCCACGCACGCCCAGACCGTCCAGCTGCTGATGCAGTACGAGCCGCGGCCGCCGTACGCCGCGGGCGATCCGGCGACGGCGCCCGCGGGGATCGTCGCCGCGGCCCGCAGGACGCTGGCCGCGGTCATCGGCTGA
- a CDS encoding ABC transporter permease subunit, whose product MSSLYHPTVARLTYRALLGPRRALLLATLPVLLIVIAVAVRALTGADDATADGILGGFALATMVPLIGVIAGTGAISPEIDDGSVIYLLAKPVKRPTIIFTKLIVAIGVTVTFSAVPTYLAGLILNGDSQRMATAYTVAAAAASVAYSAIFLLLGTVTRHAVVAGLVYALVWESVFGNLVAGARTLSVQQWALSLAQRIAGGDQVTSEVALPTAVVLLTTVTCAATWYAGRKLRSLTVAGEE is encoded by the coding sequence ATGTCCTCGCTCTACCACCCGACCGTCGCCCGGCTCACCTACCGGGCCCTCCTCGGCCCCCGCCGCGCGCTGCTGCTCGCCACCCTGCCGGTGCTGCTCATCGTCATCGCGGTGGCGGTACGGGCGCTGACCGGTGCCGACGACGCCACCGCGGACGGCATCCTCGGCGGCTTCGCGCTCGCCACCATGGTGCCGCTGATCGGCGTCATCGCCGGAACGGGCGCGATCAGCCCGGAGATCGACGACGGCTCGGTCATCTACCTGCTCGCCAAGCCGGTCAAGCGGCCCACCATCATCTTCACCAAGCTGATCGTCGCCATCGGCGTCACGGTGACCTTCTCCGCGGTGCCCACGTACCTCGCGGGACTGATCCTCAACGGCGACAGCCAGCGGATGGCGACCGCCTACACCGTCGCCGCGGCGGCGGCCTCCGTCGCCTACAGCGCGATATTCCTGCTGCTGGGCACGGTCACCCGGCACGCGGTGGTGGCCGGACTCGTCTACGCCCTGGTCTGGGAGTCGGTCTTCGGCAACCTGGTCGCCGGGGCCCGGACCCTCAGCGTCCAGCAGTGGGCCCTCAGCCTCGCCCAGCGGATAGCCGGCGGAGACCAGGTGACCTCCGAGGTGGCCCTGCCGACCGCCGTGGTGCTCCTCACCACGGTCACCTGCGCGGCGACCTGGTACGCGGGGCGGAAGCTGCGCTCGCTGACCGTGGCCGGGGAGGAGTGA